The sequence below is a genomic window from Fibrobacter succinogenes.
CTAACGCATGGCCCGCGGAGGGTGAAAACTACGCCTCAGGTACGATAGACAGTACAAACTACAGTTACGAAGTCTGGCGCGATGGCTACACAGCGTCTTTGACGTGCTACGATGATGGCGGCTACAAAGTTTACTCCAAGGGTGCGGACGCTATCGTGCGTTTCGGGCCCAAGTTTGACGAGCCCAAAAACTTCGACCAGCATGGCAACTTTGCGGCGGACTACAAGTTCAAAACAAAAGGCGGCGGCTTCGGCACAGACTTTTATCTGGTCGGCATCCAGGGCAACACCACCGAGCCGAAAACTGAATTCTACATCGTAGACTACTGGTTCTATGAAGACGCCGACACAACAGCCTTCGGAACCAGGATGGGCGAATTCACTGTCGATGGCGACACCTACGACATCTGGCAGAACACCGCCAACAAGGAACCGAGAGTCCAGGGCGACATGTCGTTCAAACAGTATTTCAGCATTCGACGCACCAAGCGCGATAGCGGGTACATCGACATTACCGCCCACTTCAAGAAGTGGGAAGAACTCGGACTCAAGATGGGCAAGATAACCGATGTCATGGCGCTTGTGGAAGGATCTAAGGGAAAGGGTTACACCAGCTATCTCACTATAGACTATTTCAACATCACCGAAACAGCAGACAGTTCGGGCGGAACGACCCCCATTTTAAAACGCGCCAGCCTGCCGCTCCTAAAGGGCAACGCCCGCGTGTTCGATATGCAGGGCCGCTACCTCGGCACCGGCGAACAGAAGTTCAGCCCCGCCATCAAGACCGTAAAGAAGCGGTAATTTTGCAAAAACATGGATTGCCTTGACTGAGCCAAGGCAATCTAAGCCCAATCGATTGGGTTTCCCACACAAAATGAAGTATATTGAAGAAATGTTTTTTTAGAAGAGTTTTCAATTTTAGATAAAATGGTCTTACATACTAGTTTGATCAAGACGTGCGCAATTGGACTTGCCGTAGCCAGCACGTCTTTATTTACGGAGTTTTCCTATGCGTCGAACATGTATCAGCAGGACAACTGGTCTCCTGAATATGGTAGTAACACTTGGATGTATGAGGACTCGGCAGGAATCTATGAAAGGGATCCGCTCGTTGACTACCATTCAGCTAAGTTTCTCTTCATGAAACGTCGGTTCTTGGATGCCGCATACGCTTTTGGTAAAATCCAGACGAAGTACCCGTCATTCCGCTTGGTGGACCAAGCTGCTTTCTACATGGCAAAGTCCTTCGAAAACCTTCGTATGCACAAGGCAGCAAAGGCTGTCTATGAAGATGCTATCAAACGTTATCCGCAAAGTGATCAACTCGCCAAGTTCCATTTCCAGTTGATGAACATCGACTATAAGGAAGGCAAGTACAAAGAAGCTATGGACAAGTATCAGGTTATCGCTCAGAAGTACGGCAAAAGCGATGCGAAGGCGGACGCGGATTACGTTGCTGGCCAAATCAAGTTCGAACAGGGTCTC
It includes:
- a CDS encoding glycoside hydrolase family 11 protein, with product MKRKIFGLGIALTMGLAANAYANRCPNAWPAEGENYASGTIDSTNYSYEVWRDGYTASLTCYDDGGYKVYSKGADAIVRFGPKFDEPKNFDQHGNFAADYKFKTKGGGFGTDFYLVGIQGNTTEPKTEFYIVDYWFYEDADTTAFGTRMGEFTVDGDTYDIWQNTANKEPRVQGDMSFKQYFSIRRTKRDSGYIDITAHFKKWEELGLKMGKITDVMALVEGSKGKGYTSYLTIDYFNITETADSSGGTTPILKRASLPLLKGNARVFDMQGRYLGTGEQKFSPAIKTVKKR